One Patescibacteria group bacterium genomic window carries:
- a CDS encoding glycosyltransferase — protein MKFALVHDYLIQDGGAERVLQIFQQMWPEAPTYALFHDPKRVGSAFDNKDIRTSFLQKLPFALRHYKWSMPLMPAATEHYDLNGYDVVLSSTSAFAKGVITRPDALHFCYCHTPTRYLWSDTHSYVKELGLPGPIKAFVPYLLSQLRIWDRHAAERVDRFIANSETVRRRIRKYYQRDSVVIHPPVETSRFSIAPRTEDYYVAGGRLVAYKRFDIVVQAFNKLGIRLKIFGSGPELGKLRSLAHKNIEFVGKVSEEEKADLYRKAIAYLHPQEEDFGITAVEAMASGRPVIAYRKGGAEETVVEGVSGSFIEEQNWEELANEIIRFAPEKFDPLQVRAHAQKFDTELFKSKLSAYIQAEIDKWHSADGR, from the coding sequence ATGAAGTTCGCCCTGGTTCACGACTACCTGATCCAAGATGGAGGCGCTGAGCGCGTGCTTCAGATTTTCCAGCAGATGTGGCCGGAGGCTCCGACCTACGCCCTGTTCCATGATCCCAAACGCGTCGGCAGCGCTTTCGACAACAAGGACATCCGCACCTCCTTCCTGCAGAAGCTGCCATTCGCGCTCCGCCACTACAAATGGTCCATGCCGCTCATGCCGGCCGCGACCGAACATTACGACCTGAATGGCTACGACGTCGTGCTCTCAAGTACCTCGGCTTTCGCCAAGGGCGTGATCACGCGGCCGGACGCGCTGCATTTCTGCTACTGCCACACGCCGACGCGCTATCTCTGGTCGGACACCCATTCCTACGTCAAAGAACTCGGCCTGCCGGGACCCATCAAAGCCTTCGTCCCTTACCTGCTGTCGCAGCTGCGCATCTGGGACCGCCACGCCGCCGAACGCGTCGACCGGTTCATCGCCAACTCCGAGACCGTGCGCCGCCGCATCCGCAAGTACTACCAGCGCGACAGCGTGGTCATCCATCCGCCGGTCGAGACTTCGCGATTCTCCATCGCGCCGCGGACCGAGGATTATTACGTCGCCGGCGGCCGCCTCGTCGCCTACAAGCGTTTCGACATCGTCGTCCAGGCGTTCAACAAGCTCGGTATCAGACTCAAGATCTTCGGTTCCGGACCGGAACTCGGCAAGCTGCGCTCCCTGGCGCATAAGAATATCGAATTCGTCGGCAAGGTTTCCGAAGAAGAGAAAGCCGACCTCTACCGCAAGGCCATCGCCTATCTCCACCCGCAGGAGGAGGATTTCGGCATCACCGCGGTCGAAGCCATGGCCTCGGGACGCCCGGTGATCGCCTACCGCAAAGGCGGCGCGGAAGAGACGGTCGTCGAAGGCGTGAGCGGCAGCTTCATCGAAGAACAGAACTGGGAAGAACTGGCCAACGAGATCATCCGCTTCGCGCCGGAGAAATTCGACCCGCTCCAGGTGCGGGCGCACGCGCAAAAATTCGACACCGAGCTGTTCAAATCGAAACTCTCCGCCTACATCCAGGCCGAGATCGACAAGTGGCATTCAGCTGATGGCCGTTAA